A segment of the Limisphaerales bacterium genome:
TGATGCATCTCCACTGCGACCCTGATTACTGGAAGGAACCAAAATGATTCGCCCACTACTCATCCTCCTGCTGGCTCTCAACGTCCACGCCAAAGTCCCACCCGCCCAGCCGAATTTCATTCTCATCATGGCCGACAACCTCGGCTATGGCGACATCGGCCCTTTCGGCAGCAAGCTGCACCGCACGCCCAATCTCGATCGCATGGCGCGGGAGGGTCGCAAGCTCACGAGTTTTTACAGTGCCAGCGGAGTGTGCACGCCGAGCCGGGCGGCGTTGATGACCGGCAGCTATCCGCGCCGCGTGGGGCTGGGCTGGACGGCGGAGGATGGCCACGTGCTGCGGCCGGTGTCGCCGAATGGATTGCACCCGAATGAAATTACCATCGCCGAGGTCTTGAAAAAGGCCGGCTACGCCACCGCGTGCATTGGCAAGTGGCATCTCGGCGACCAACAAAAATTTCTGCCCACGCGGCAGGGCTTTGATTATTACCTCGGCCTGCCGTACAGCGATGACATGACGCACGCCACCGGCCAGCGCATCGGCGAGCGCCTCCGCGGCAACCAATGGCCGCCCTTGCCGTGGATGGAAAACGACAAGGTCATCGAGGCTCCGGCCAATCGCAACCTCATGACCCAGCGTGAAACCGCCGCCGCGCTCAAGTTCATCGCCGCCAACAAAAATAATCCCTTCTTCCTGTACCTACCCCACAACATGCCCGGCAGCTCGCGCCAGCCGTTTGCCAGCGAGGCATTTCGCGGCAAATCCAAGAACGGCGCGTGGGGCGATGCGGTGGAGGAACTGGACTGGGCCGCCGGCCAGATTTTTGCCGCGCTGAAAAAACACAAAATCGACGAGCGCACGCTCATCATTTGGACCAGCGACAACGGTGCCCCGCGCCGCAACCCGCCCCAAGGCAGCAACGGCCCGCTGGGTGGCTGGGGCTACACCACCGCAGAAGGCGGCATGCGCGTGCCGGCCATTGTCCGCTGGCCCGGCTTCATTCCCGCCGGCAGCATCAGCGACGAACTGTGCTCGCTCATGGATCTCCACCCCACCTTCGCCAAGCTCGCCGGCGCGCAACTGCCGGAACGCAAACGCGACGGCCAAAACATCTGGCCCCTCTGGAGCCCGCGCAATGCGAAATCGCCGCACCCGTTTTTTTACTACTACCGCACCAATAATCTCCAAGCCGTCCGC
Coding sequences within it:
- a CDS encoding sulfatase, with the translated sequence MIRPLLILLLALNVHAKVPPAQPNFILIMADNLGYGDIGPFGSKLHRTPNLDRMAREGRKLTSFYSASGVCTPSRAALMTGSYPRRVGLGWTAEDGHVLRPVSPNGLHPNEITIAEVLKKAGYATACIGKWHLGDQQKFLPTRQGFDYYLGLPYSDDMTHATGQRIGERLRGNQWPPLPWMENDKVIEAPANRNLMTQRETAAALKFIAANKNNPFFLYLPHNMPGSSRQPFASEAFRGKSKNGAWGDAVEELDWAAGQIFAALKKHKIDERTLIIWTSDNGAPRRNPPQGSNGPLGGWGYTTAEGGMRVPAIVRWPGFIPAGSISDELCSLMDLHPTFAKLAGAQLPERKRDGQNIWPLWSPRNAKSPHPFFYYYRTNNLQAVRDARWKLVLGEQPRLYDLRTDLAEKHNVAAQHPNIIKHLQTAAAAATVELGSGKQKGRHVRPVGRAKKPTARIR